The sequence TCGACACCGGCGGCAAACCCGGCGTCACGCGCGAGCCCAACCACTACGACTGGGCTCCCGAAGACTTCGTCATCACCGACCTCCCCGGTTTCGGCTTCATGAGCGGCGTCCACGAAGAGTACCGCGAGGAGATCAAGACCAACATCGTCCGCTACCTCGAGGCCTACGCCGAACACATCCTCGTCGCCATCCTCGTCCTCGACGGCAAGAGCGCCGTCGACATCATCGACCGACATTCGGGACCCGACGAGATTCCCTACGACGTCGAGATGTACCACTTCCTCCAGGACCTGGGCATTCCGACCGTCGTCGCGGTCAACAAGATGGACAAGGTCG is a genomic window of Natrarchaeobaculum aegyptiacum containing:
- the engB gene encoding GTP-binding protein EngB: MFETRPDRDAEVALVGRSNVGKSTLMRELTGHDKFDTGGKPGVTREPNHYDWAPEDFVITDLPGFGFMSGVHEEYREEIKTNIVRYLEAYAEHILVAILVLDGKSAVDIIDRHSGPDEIPYDVEMYHFLQDLGIPTVVAVNKMDKVDDRDERLDDICDRLGLYPPWQQWQDVVAPITAKNGQIDPLNEAVRTHLHEEGRDDLFKFF